From Bacteroidota bacterium:
TAATTGAATTTTGAGTGAAACAGAAAATTTCCCTTCCTTACTGCTTATGCTTAGAATATGTTTGTCAGGATACAAGAGGTCGAGCCTGCGCTTGATATTTTGCAGACCGATTCCGTTGGCTTTATCTGCATAAACTTCTTCTGCCTTGCTTTTATCGGCAACATAATTCTCTACAGTAAAAAGGAGAAAATCATCTTCCAAAGTTAATGAAATATCCACCATCATTTTATCTACGTAGCTTATTCCATGTTTAAAAGCATTTTCAACAAAAGGAACAAGCAACATGGGTTCAATCATTTTACCTTTCGACTGTCCCGTGATTTTAAAACTTATCTGGGCATTTTTCGAAAGCCGCATCTTTTGAAGGTCAATATAGTTCTCGAGGCATTCAATTTCTTTGTCTATGCTGACCAGTCCGTAATTGGATTCATAAATCATGTAGCGCATCAGTTGCGACAGTTTCAGTACGGCTGTTTCCGTGTCATCAGATTTTTTGTGGGCTAATGAATAAATATTGTTGAGCACATTGAACAGAAAATGGGGATTGATCTGCGATTTGAGAAAAGCCAGTTCTGAAGTAAGTTTCTCGTTCTCAATTTCTTTTTTTTGCTTTTCACTTTTCTGCCATTCCTGGGTAATTCTCAGGAAGCCGCCTACAAAGGTAAGCAGGAGCACA
This genomic window contains:
- a CDS encoding histidine kinase encodes the protein MTFSKDQLLNSKPTIITTHIVAWLMFLIFPYLFMLFDIKMFTWEFAAKTLINTLFFVIFFYTNTLVLIPRLIGKKKILLYILSILLFIALLTAEELIMNNLFRTHGWMEGHGHHPHRMGFGIMSLHIFGIPFPFVMMTLSKTFSNVLLLTFVGGFLRITQEWQKSEKQKKEIENEKLTSELAFLKSQINPHFLFNVLNNIYSLAHKKSDDTETAVLKLSQLMRYMIYESNYGLVSIDKEIECLENYIDLQKMRLSKNAQISFKITGQSKGKMIEPMLLVPFVENAFKHGISYVDKMMVDISLTLEDDFLLFTVENYVADKSKAEEVYADKANGIGLQNIKRRLDLLYPDKHILSISSKEGKFSVSLKIQLAHD